A single region of the Raphanus sativus cultivar WK10039 chromosome 1, ASM80110v3, whole genome shotgun sequence genome encodes:
- the LOC130496901 gene encoding uncharacterized protein LOC130496901: MASSYHGEPQEEEDTFEYHIQDDFDASILTPAQLVMLYELQKEYPGSAKTSLARRIRLELIKDRAELEGREVTKYEFNVAYDLKEVMDWAPPLQLEEMASSYHGEPQEEEDTFEYHIQDDFDASILTPAQLVMLYELQKEYPGSAKTSLARRIRLELIKDRAELEGREVTKYEFNVAYDLKEVMDWAPPLQLEGIEISILELQFEKICLPCGENIAHDHDSLVLINECLDMICETRKLDELRIEKLARVHIEVCFDKSYLCASFDLESEFLILNEPRPLLSLADIGDELDVDKLLLEIENPLVKNNHENVNIVFYSVDGDRVDYFVKTSFEPVVDFIFPPNAFDSHDYLNIKEHLIFHDSSIVKLFDEKSVYFLWTVVCSFAHLVSCSCRRMTKGALAQPFDTYD, translated from the exons ATGGCTTCAAGTTACCATggagagccacaagaagaggaagacacatttgaatatcacattcaagatgactttgatgcaagtatactcacaccagcacaacttgtgatgttatatgagcttcagaaggagtacccggGGTCGGCAAAGACATCCCTAGCACGAAGGATCCGGTTGGAGCTTATTAAGGATCGAGCAGAGCTTGAAGGAAGGGAGGTTACAAAGTATGAGTTTAATGTTGCCTATGACCTTAAAGAGGTAATGGATTGGGCTCCACCACTCCAGCTGGAAG AGATGGCTTCAAGTTACCATggagagccacaagaagaggaagacacatttgaatatcacattcaagatgactttgatgcaagtatactcacaccagcacaacttgtgatgttatatgagcttcagaaggagtacccggGGTCGGCAAAGACATCCCTAGCACGAAGGATCCGGTTGGAGCTTATTAAGGATCGAGCAGAGCTTGAAGGAAGGGAGGTTACAAAGTATGAGTTTAATGTTGCCTATGACCTTAAAGAGGTAATGGATTGGGCTCCACCACTCCAGCTGGAAGGTAtagaaatttctattttagaacttcaatttgagaaaatatgCTTGCCTTGTGGTGAAAACATTGCTCATGATCATGATTCTCTTGTGCTCATCAATGAATGTCTTGATATGATATGTGAAACTAGGAAGCTAGATGAGTTGAGAATAGAAAAGCTTGCTAGAGTTcatattgaagtttgttttgacaagagctatctatgtgcttcatttgatctcgaatctgagtttttgattcttaatgaacctagacctcttctttctcttgctgATATAGGGGATGAACTTGATGTGGATAAGCTATTGCTTGAGATAGAAAACCCCCTTGTCAAAAATAATCATGAGAATGTGAACATTGTGTTCTATTCAGTtgatggagatagagttgactaCTTTGTTAAAACCTCGTTTGAACCAGTAGTTGACTTTATCTTTCCACCAAATGCATTTGATTCTCATGACTATTTAAACATCAAAGAGCATCTCATATTTCATGATTCATCTATAGTGAAGCtctttgatgaaaaatctgtctattttctatggacagtagtgtgctcctttgcgcacttggtttcttgttcttgtagaAGAATGACCAAAGGTGCATTGGCTCAGCCTTTTGATACCTATGATTAG
- the LOC108854635 gene encoding UDP-glycosyltransferase 85A5, which yields MASYTVSSGQKPHVVCVPFPAQGHIDPMLKLAKLLHNKGFHVTFVNNVYNHNRLLRSRGPNALDRIPTFRYESIPDGLLETDGDRMQDVPSICEATMKNFLAPFKELLERINTRDDVPPVSCIVSDGIMSFTLDAAEELGVTCVNLWTASACGFLAYMYFHSFIEKGLCPLKDESYLNTQIDWIPSMKNLKLKDIPSFIRATSRDDIMLNFSLHETDQLKRASAIILNTFDDLEHDIIQSLQSILPPLYPIGPLSLLVNRDIDKDSEIGRMGSSLWKEETKCLDWLDTKPQNSVVYVNFGSITVMSAKQLVEFAWGLAATGKEFLWVIRPDLVDGDVPMLPPEFLTETAGRRMLATWCPQEKVLAHPAVGGFLTHCGWNSTIESLCGGVPMVCWPFFAEQPTNCKFCCEEWGVGMEIGGDVGRKEVEAVVRELMDGEKGKKMREKAEEWRGLAEKATEHTCGSSELNLQIVVDMVLLGQQRAMGML from the exons ATGGCTTCTTATACCGTTTCTAGCGGACAAAAACCACATGTTGTTTGCGTGCCTTTCCCTGCTCAAGGCCATATCGACCCGATGCTGAAACTAGCTAAACTGCTCCACAACAAAGGCTTTCACGTCACCTTCGTCAACAACGTCTACAATCACAACCGTCTACTCCGTTCGCGTGGGCCCAACGCGCTGGACCGGATTCCCACGTTCCGGTACGAGTCTATCCCTGATGGTCTACTAGAGACTGATGGGGATAGGATGCAGGACGTCCCTTCCATCTGCGAGGCCACCATGAAGAACTTTCTAGCTCCATTTAAGGAGCTTCTTGAGCGAATCAACACCAGAGATGATGTTCCTCCCGTGAGTTGTATTGTATCAGACGGTATTATGAGTTTCACTCTTGACGCTGCGGAGGAGCTCGGTGTCACGTGTGTTAATTTATGGACCGCAAGTGCTTGTGGCTTCCTTGCCTACATGTACTTTCACAGTTTCATCGAGAAGGGTTTATGTCCATTAAAAg ATGAGAGTTACTTAAACACACAAATAGACTGGATTCCATCAATGAAAAACCTAAAACTAAAAGACATACCTAGCTTCATCCGTGCAACTAGTCGTGACGACATCATGCTTAATTTTTCTCTCCATGAGACTGACCAGCTCAAACGCGCTTCTGCTATCATTCTCAACACGTTCGATGATCTTGAGCATGACATCATACAATCTTTGCAGTCTATTTTACCTCCCTTGTACCCTATTGGACCCCTCAGTCTACTAGTGAATCGTGACATCGACAAGGATAGCGAGATAGGACGGATGGGATCGAGTCTATGGAAGGAGGAGACGAAGTGTCTAGACTGGCTCGATACCAAGCCTCAAAACAGCGTAGTTTACGTTAACTTCGGTAGCATAACAGTGATGAGTGCAAAACAACTCGTGGAGTTCGCGTGGGGTTTGGCAGCAACAGGAAAAGAGTTTTTATGGGTGATCAGGCCGGATTTAGTAGACGGTGATGTACCGATGCTTCCACCAGAGTTTTTAACCGAGACGGCTGGCCGGAGGATGCTAGCGACTTGGTGTCCACAAGAGAAGGTTCTTGCTCACCCGGCGGTAGGAGGGTTCTTAACGCACTGTGGATGGAACTCGACTATAGAGAGTCTTTGTGGTGGAGTTCCTATGGTGTGTTGGCCATTCTTTGCGGAGCAGCCAACGAATTGTAAGTTTTGTTGTGAGGAGTGGGGAGTAGGGATGGAGATCGGTGGAGACGTGGGGAGGAAGGAGGTCGAAGCGGTGGTAAGAGAGCTAATGGATGGagagaaaggaaagaaaatgaGAGAGAAGGCGGAAGAGTGGAGAGGCTTGGCTGAGAAAGCTACGGAGCATACTTGTGGTTCATCGGAACTAAATTTGCAGATAGTTGTTGACATGGTTCTCTTAGGACAGCAGAGAGCAATGGGGATGCTATGA
- the LOC108809203 gene encoding phospho-2-dehydro-3-deoxyheptonate aldolase 1, chloroplastic, translating into MALMNGSMNLSSIYNHRHSTFSSAAPRTTSLRISAVQTDPKPPSSSVATPATSTKPVGVNVGKSKWSPESWKAKTALQQPEYPDIAELEAVLETIEAFPPIVFAGEARLLEERLGQAAMGEAFLLQGGDCAESFKEFNANNIRDTFRILLQMGAVLMFGGQVPVVKVGRMAGQFAKPRSDSFEERDGVKLPSYRGDNINGDAFDSKSRIPDPQRMIRAYCQSAATLNLLRAFATGGYAAMQRVTQWNLDFTEKSEQGDRYRELANRVDEALGFMHAAGLTLDHPIMQTTDFWTSHECLLLPYEQSLTRLDSTSGLYYDCSAHMIWVGERTRQLDGAHVEFLRGVANPLGIKVSDKMDPKELVKLIEILNADNKPGRITIITRMGAENMRVKLPHLIRAVRRAGQIVTWVSDPMHGNTIKAPCGLKTRPFDSILAEVRAFFDVHEQEGSHPGGVHLEMTGQNVTECIGGSRTVTFDDLGSRYHTHCDPRLNASQSLELSFIIAERLRKRRIKSQQAFSI; encoded by the exons atggCGCTCATGAACGGAAGCATGAATCTATCGTCGATATACAACCACCGTCACTCAACCTTCTCCTCCGCCGCGCCAAGAACCACGTCCCTCCGGATCTCCGCCGTGCAAACCGACCCAAAACCACCGTCTTCATCGGTAGCGACTCCGGCGACGTCCACGAAGCCCGTGGGGGTTAATGTGGGTAAGTCGAAATGGTCACCGGAGAGCTGGAAGGCGAAGACGGCTCTTCAGCAGCCGGAGTACCCCGATATAGCCGAGCTCGAAGCTGTGCTCGAGACGATCGAGGCTTTTCCTCCGATCGTTTTCGCCGGAGAAGCGAGGTTGCTTGAGGAGAGGCTAGGTCAAGCCGCGATGGGTGAAGCGTTTCTGTTGCAGGGAGGTGACTGTGCTGAGAGCTTCAAAGAGTTCAACGCCAACAACATTCGTGACACCTTTAGGATTCTTCTCCAGATGGGCGCTGTTTTGATGTTCGGTGGTCAAGTCCCTGTCGTTAAG GTTGGAAGAATGGCGGGTCAATTTGCGAAGCCGAGGTCTGATTCGTTTGAGGAGAGGGACGGAGTGAAGTTGCCTAGTTACAGAGGAGATAATATCAATGGAGATGCGTTTGATTCCAAGTCTAGGATTCCTGATCCACAGAGGATGATTAGAGCTTACTGTCAATCTGCAGCTACTCTGAATCTCTTGAGAGCTTTTGCTACTGGTGGTTATGCTGCTATGCAGAGAGTTACTCAGTGGAATCTTGATTTCACCGAAAAAAGTGAGCAAGGAGAcag GTACCGTGAACTAGCTAACCGTGTTGATGAAGCGCTTGGTTTCATGCACGCTGCTGGACTCACGCTAGACCACCCCATCATGCAAACAACTGATTTCTGGACTTCTCATGAGTGTCTGCTCTTGCCTTATGAGCAATCACTAACAAGGCTTGACTCTACTTCTGGTCTCTACTACGACTGTTCTGCTCATATGATCTGGGTCGGTGAGCGAACCAGACAGCTCGATGGAGCTCATGTAGAGTTCTTAAGAGGTGTTGCTAATCCTCTTGGAATCAAG GTGAGTGATAAGATGGATCCAAAGGAGCTAGTGAAGCTGATTGAGATCTTGAATGCTGATAATAAGCCTGGAAGGATCACGATTATCACAAGAATGGGAGCAGAGAATATGAGAGTGAAGCTTCCTCATTTGATCAGAGCTGTGAGACGTGCTGGACAGATTGTGACTTGGGTCAGTGATCCAATGCACGGAAACACCATTAAGGCTCCTTGTGGTCTAAAGACTCGTCCCTTTGACTCCATCTTG gcTGAAGTGAGAGCGTTCTTCGACGTGCACGAGCAAGAGGGAAGCCACCCGGGAGGTGTTCACCTAGAGATGACAGGTCAGAACGTGACCGAGTGCATCGGTGGTTCACGCACAGTCACGTTCGATGACTTGGGGTCGCGATACCACACGCACTGTGACCCTCGCCTCAACGCCTCGCAGTCTCTCGAGCTCTCTTTCATCATCGCTGAACGCCTTAGAAAGAGACGCATCAAGTCCCAACAGGCTTTTTCTATCTAA